Proteins found in one Strix uralensis isolate ZFMK-TIS-50842 chromosome 21, bStrUra1, whole genome shotgun sequence genomic segment:
- the LOC141953194 gene encoding tenascin-like has protein sequence MVEEPLLSKLTVSNATSDSMSLTWEAQDNAFDHFILEVRNSDFPLDSLVYTVPGASRHYVVTNLKAATNYTVQLHGVIDGQGGQTLTALATTEAEPQLGTLTLTNVTPDSFNLSWTTRDGPFAKFVIHIRDSYAAHEPQELTVSGGARSAHISGLLDYTGYDINIKGTTNAGVHTEPLTAFVMTEAMPPLENLTVSDINPYGFTVSWMASENAFDNFLVVVVDSGKLLDPQEFLLTGAQRQLKLKGLITGIGYEVMLYGFAKGHQTKPLSTVAVTAGRLFPFL, from the exons ATGG TAGAGGAACCTCTCCTTAGCAAACTCACTGTATCAAATGCTACCTCAGACAGCATGTCACTCACGTGGGAAGCACAGGACAATGCCTTTGACCACTTTATTCTAGAAGTCAGAAATTCTGACTTCCCTTTGGACTCCCTGGTGTACACAGTGCCAGGGGCCTCCCGGCACTATGTAGTCACCAACCTCAAAGCTGCCACTAATTACACTGTTCAGCTCCATGGTGTAATTGATGGGCAAGGTGGTCAGACCTTGACAGCACTGGCAACCACAG AGGCTGAGCCACAGCTGGGCACGCTCACACTCACAAACGTTACCCCCGACAGCTTCAACCTCTCATGGACCACAAGAGATGGGCCTTTTGCCAAGTTTGTTATACACATTAGAGATTCCTATGCAGCACATGAACCCCAGGAGCTTACGGTGTCAGGAGGTGCTCGCAGCGCTCACATCTCAGGCCTGCTAGATTACACTGGCTATGACATTAACATTAAGGGGACCACCAATGCAGGTGTTCACACAGAGCCTCTCACTGCTTTTGTCATGACAG AGGCCATGCCCCCACTGGAAAACCTAACTGTCTCTGATATTAACCCTTATGGGTTCACAGTGTCGTGGATGGCATCGGAGAATGCCTTTGACAACTTTCTAGTAGTCGTGGTGGATTCTGGCAAGCTGCTGGACCCACAGGAGTTCCTCCTTACGGGAGCCCAGCGGCAACTGAAGCTTAAAGGCCTTATTACTGGCATTGGCTATGAGGTTATGCTTTATGGTTTTGCCAAGGGGCACCAAACAAAGCCCCTGAGCACTGTGGCTGTTACAG ctgGCAGATTGTTTCCCTTTCTTTGA